In Marivirga salinae, a single window of DNA contains:
- a CDS encoding GatB/YqeY domain-containing protein yields the protein MSLKQQIDTDIKNAMKAKNKEELQALRSIKSMILLAESEKGAEENLTEDAEMKLLMKAAKQRRESADTYKSNGREELAKAELFELDVIERYLPKQMSEQELRSKLEDIISKIGATGPQDMGKVMGVATKELAGKADGKMISQLVKQILAS from the coding sequence ATGAGCTTAAAACAACAAATTGATACGGATATTAAAAATGCAATGAAAGCTAAGAACAAAGAAGAGCTTCAAGCATTGCGTTCTATTAAATCAATGATTTTATTGGCTGAATCAGAAAAGGGAGCTGAAGAGAATCTTACTGAAGATGCTGAAATGAAATTATTGATGAAGGCTGCTAAGCAGAGAAGAGAATCTGCAGATACCTATAAGAGCAATGGCAGAGAAGAATTAGCTAAAGCAGAATTATTTGAATTAGATGTAATCGAAAGATATTTACCAAAGCAAATGTCTGAACAGGAATTGAGGTCAAAATTAGAGGATATTATTTCTAAAATAGGTGCTACTGGCCCTCAAGATATGGGTAAAGTGATGGGAGTTGCCACAAAAGAACTAGCAGGCAAGGCTGATGGAAAGATGATTTCTCAATTAGTAAAGCAAATTCTGGCTTCTTAA
- a CDS encoding isoprenyl transferase, giving the protein MEKNLDKNNLPKHVSVIMDGNGRWAKKQGAARVFGHKNAIKAVRDTVEGCAELGISHLSLYAFSTENWGRPKNEVDALMQLLVSTIKSEMKTLMKNDVRLSSIGDIENLPGKCYKELKSAKEQTAQNKGLNLILALNYSGKWDISQACRKALVACQNGDLSEKDLTDSKFESFLSTANIPDPELLIRTSGEFRISNFMLWQLAYTEIYITEVLWPDFRKEHLINALRNYQTRERRFGKVISE; this is encoded by the coding sequence ATGGAAAAAAATTTGGATAAAAACAATTTACCAAAGCATGTGTCCGTTATTATGGACGGTAATGGAAGATGGGCTAAGAAACAGGGTGCAGCTAGAGTTTTTGGTCATAAAAATGCTATTAAAGCGGTTCGTGATACAGTTGAAGGTTGTGCTGAATTGGGGATTTCTCATTTAAGTCTTTATGCATTCTCAACTGAAAACTGGGGACGACCAAAAAATGAAGTGGATGCATTAATGCAGTTGTTAGTTTCTACTATTAAAAGTGAAATGAAAACACTGATGAAAAATGATGTCAGGTTGTCTTCCATAGGTGATATAGAGAATTTGCCCGGTAAATGTTATAAGGAATTAAAAAGTGCAAAAGAGCAAACGGCTCAAAACAAAGGTTTAAATTTAATTTTAGCTTTAAATTATAGTGGTAAATGGGATATTTCCCAAGCTTGTAGAAAAGCATTGGTAGCCTGTCAAAATGGAGATTTGTCAGAAAAAGATTTGACGGATTCAAAATTTGAAAGCTTCTTATCTACAGCTAATATACCGGATCCAGAATTATTAATCAGGACTAGTGGTGAATTCAGGATTAGTAATTTTATGCTATGGCAATTGGCTTATACTGAAATATATATTACCGAAGTCCTTTGGCCGGATTTCAGAAAAGAACATTTAATAAATGCATTGCGCAACTACCAAACAAGAGAAAGAAGATTCGGAAAAGTAATAAGTGAATGA
- a CDS encoding CBS domain-containing protein translates to MTIDLINDMIPPLKVTDDAAKALVWMEELRLHALPVIQDKKFKGFLTEEMIIDQNNVDAKAGDFILKGENCFVYDYQHAYEAVKKATDFDFECVVVLNAEDEYLGVVVLSDALSIFSQSASIQSEGGVIVLSLNQVDYSLSEISRLIESNEGQIMGSSLNIDKNEPTKFRLTLKINKVDLTHIIATLERFGYKVVAKYQEVKSVSNEKERLDMLMRYLDA, encoded by the coding sequence ATGACAATAGATTTAATAAACGATATGATTCCACCTCTTAAGGTGACTGATGATGCCGCTAAAGCATTAGTTTGGATGGAGGAGCTCAGGCTTCATGCACTTCCCGTTATTCAAGATAAAAAATTCAAAGGTTTTTTAACGGAAGAGATGATAATTGATCAAAATAATGTTGATGCCAAGGCTGGTGACTTCATTTTAAAAGGGGAAAATTGTTTTGTTTATGATTATCAACACGCTTACGAAGCAGTTAAAAAAGCTACAGATTTTGATTTTGAGTGTGTGGTAGTGCTTAATGCAGAGGATGAATACTTAGGTGTAGTAGTGCTATCCGATGCCTTATCAATTTTTTCACAGTCTGCATCTATTCAGAGTGAGGGAGGCGTAATTGTATTGTCTTTAAATCAAGTGGATTATTCTTTGAGCGAAATAAGTCGCTTAATAGAATCAAATGAAGGGCAAATAATGGGTTCAAGCTTAAATATTGATAAAAATGAGCCCACTAAATTTCGGTTGACCTTGAAAATCAACAAAGTAGATTTAACACATATCATTGCCACCTTAGAGCGCTTTGGGTATAAAGTGGTAGCCAAATATCAAGAAGTAAAATCAGTATCTAACGAAAAAGAAAGATTGGATATGCTAATGAGATATTTAGATGCCTAA
- a CDS encoding alpha/beta fold hydrolase — protein MKIHKQGEYSYIDEGSGEPLVLLHGLFGALSNWEAVVNKFSQEYRVLIPLLPIYDMPIKQAGLGALTDFVEGFVEQQGLEKMTLIGNSLGGHVALIYTLRHPEQVSRLVLTGSSGLFENTMGGSFPKRGSYDYIQERVAYTFYDPKTATKELVDEVFETTKSIPKCMRIVAIAKSAQRHNMREEIKKITAPTLLVWGLNDTITPPMVAHEFDKLIPNTTLKFVDKCCHAPMMEHPEIFNNYLDDWLKNTELVTTA, from the coding sequence ATGAAGATACATAAACAAGGAGAATATAGTTATATAGACGAAGGATCGGGTGAACCATTAGTTCTTTTACATGGATTATTTGGAGCATTGAGCAATTGGGAAGCAGTTGTCAATAAGTTTTCCCAAGAATATCGTGTTTTAATCCCTTTATTACCTATTTATGATATGCCAATTAAACAAGCAGGGCTTGGTGCATTAACAGATTTTGTTGAAGGATTTGTGGAGCAACAAGGCTTGGAGAAAATGACTTTAATTGGTAATTCATTAGGAGGTCATGTGGCCTTAATTTATACTTTAAGACATCCGGAGCAAGTAAGCCGATTAGTGCTTACAGGTAGTTCTGGGCTTTTTGAGAATACAATGGGAGGCTCTTTTCCGAAAAGAGGAAGTTATGACTACATCCAAGAGCGAGTGGCTTACACTTTTTATGATCCTAAAACAGCTACAAAAGAATTAGTGGATGAGGTTTTTGAAACCACCAAGAGTATTCCAAAGTGTATGCGAATTGTAGCCATTGCAAAATCGGCTCAAAGGCATAATATGCGAGAAGAAATAAAAAAGATTACAGCACCAACTTTATTAGTTTGGGGCTTAAATGATACCATTACTCCACCAATGGTGGCACATGAATTCGATAAATTAATACCAAATACGACTTTGAAATTTGTTGATAAATGTTGTCATGCACCTATGATGGAGCATCCAGAGATTTTTAACAATTATTTGGATGATTGGTTAAAAAATACTGAACTTGTAACAACTGCATGA
- a CDS encoding NAD kinase, which produces MPNSVKIALHGKVFNDEVKPHIKKVVDFLNEANVELIVSQLFAKKFTESFPEYANFEVFKKLGAEDNVDYLISLGGDGTLLEAVNYIGALETPILGINTGRLGFLATTSKDKIDKALSDLLNKNYKIDSRALIYLEADSKVFGEKPFALNELAILKTDSSSMITVHTYVDGEYLNSYWADGLIVATPTGSTGYSLSCGGPIILPHSNNFVITPVSAHNLNVRPLIVSDQSIISFKIEGRSNKFLVSLDSKSHSVDSSIKMSVRKGDFKAKLITFDQLNYFDTLRQKLNWGLDLRN; this is translated from the coding sequence ATGCCTAATTCAGTTAAAATTGCACTTCATGGTAAAGTATTTAACGATGAGGTCAAGCCACATATAAAAAAAGTAGTAGATTTTCTAAATGAAGCTAATGTAGAGCTGATTGTTTCTCAATTATTTGCCAAAAAATTCACAGAATCTTTTCCTGAGTACGCTAATTTTGAAGTATTTAAAAAGTTAGGTGCTGAAGATAATGTTGACTACCTCATTAGTTTGGGGGGTGATGGAACTTTGCTTGAAGCGGTGAATTATATAGGAGCACTGGAAACTCCAATATTAGGGATTAATACAGGTCGGTTAGGATTTTTAGCTACCACCTCAAAAGATAAAATAGATAAAGCACTTTCAGATTTATTAAATAAAAATTATAAAATCGATAGTAGGGCATTAATTTATTTAGAAGCTGATTCAAAAGTTTTTGGGGAAAAGCCCTTTGCTTTGAATGAATTGGCTATTCTAAAAACTGATTCTTCATCCATGATTACAGTTCATACTTATGTGGATGGTGAATACTTAAATTCTTATTGGGCCGATGGATTAATCGTAGCTACCCCAACAGGTTCTACAGGTTATTCATTGAGTTGTGGAGGGCCTATAATTTTGCCACATTCCAATAATTTTGTAATCACTCCAGTGAGTGCTCATAACTTGAATGTCAGACCATTAATCGTCTCAGATCAAAGTATAATTTCATTCAAAATTGAGGGGCGCAGCAACAAATTCCTTGTATCCCTCGATTCAAAATCCCATTCTGTCGATTCCTCTATCAAAATGTCTGTTAGAAAAGGGGATTTTAAAGCCAAATTGATTACGTTTGATCAGTTGAACTATTTTGATACACTTAGGCAAAAATTAAATTGGGGATTAGATTTAAGGAATTGA
- the porG gene encoding type IX secretion system protein PorG produces the protein MFFLKGKHLSFPFFFIMLFSFGLDVFSQSKEIGGGIASFNYTGDLIRTYSVNNQSIAGNLFYVRNFEDGWSGKLNFAAGRIKGSDQNPIDPQAEVRNAGFQDFLTEISGQAVYEFLDFRSDRALVDFTPYLTVGAGFFLINRAEKNANYSDIQLMIPFGGGIKYSVSPLWTINFEFSARKLFFDYLDNISQEDVTDKRNSDFQYGDWNDNDWYYFTGLTLSYTFWGVDCPVPLKK, from the coding sequence ATGTTTTTCCTAAAAGGGAAGCATTTGAGCTTTCCTTTTTTCTTTATAATGCTATTCAGCTTTGGACTGGATGTTTTTTCCCAATCCAAGGAAATTGGAGGGGGCATAGCCAGCTTTAATTATACTGGAGATCTTATACGCACTTATTCTGTTAATAATCAATCCATTGCAGGGAATTTATTTTATGTGAGAAATTTCGAAGATGGTTGGAGTGGTAAATTAAATTTTGCTGCAGGTCGTATAAAAGGAAGTGATCAAAACCCTATTGATCCACAAGCTGAAGTTAGAAATGCTGGCTTTCAAGATTTTTTGACCGAAATTTCTGGTCAAGCAGTTTATGAATTCCTCGATTTTAGATCTGATAGAGCTTTAGTGGATTTTACACCATACTTAACAGTGGGTGCTGGTTTCTTTTTGATTAACAGAGCTGAAAAAAATGCAAACTATAGTGATATACAATTAATGATTCCTTTTGGGGGAGGTATAAAATATAGTGTGAGCCCTCTTTGGACTATTAATTTTGAATTTTCTGCCAGGAAGTTATTTTTTGATTATTTAGATAATATTTCGCAGGAGGATGTTACTGATAAAAGAAATTCCGATTTCCAGTATGGGGATTGGAATGACAATGACTGGTACTATTTTACCGGCCTTACTCTAAGCTACACATTTTGGGGTGTAGACTGCCCCGTTCCTTTAAAAAAATAA
- a CDS encoding CvpA family protein: MKTLDIILLIPLFFGAYLGFKKGLLLEIVSLVALILAIVGAFKLLDFGMEVLQPYFENWEQALPIISFILLFIAILLIVNLIGKIVKKILDMTLLGGLDNFAGAVIGLLKWAFGVSLVLWLGESIEISVSADMAEGTYIYPIVASIAPFMVDLISAYMPFIQDVFDQLKSQFLFDQS, encoded by the coding sequence ATGAAAACCCTTGATATCATTTTATTGATACCATTGTTTTTTGGAGCTTATTTAGGCTTTAAAAAAGGGTTGTTATTGGAAATAGTTTCATTAGTAGCTCTAATTTTGGCTATAGTTGGTGCTTTTAAACTGTTGGATTTTGGTATGGAAGTATTGCAGCCCTATTTCGAAAATTGGGAGCAAGCCTTGCCTATCATCTCCTTTATTTTACTGTTTATAGCAATTTTGCTAATTGTAAACCTGATAGGGAAGATTGTCAAAAAGATTTTGGATATGACGCTTTTGGGAGGCTTAGATAATTTTGCAGGAGCTGTAATAGGTTTATTGAAATGGGCATTTGGTGTTAGCTTAGTACTTTGGTTGGGCGAATCAATTGAGATTAGTGTTTCAGCAGATATGGCTGAAGGAACTTATATTTATCCAATAGTGGCATCTATAGCACCTTTTATGGTAGATTTAATTTCTGCTTATATGCCCTTTATTCAGGATGTTTTTGATCAACTGAAATCTCAATTTTTATTTGATCAATCATGA
- a CDS encoding anthranilate synthase component II produces the protein MILLLDNFDSFTYNLVDYFNQLGEECEVIRNDVSPDKLDISKYSALVLSPGPGKPEEAGFLMDFISAFENKMPILGICLGHQAIAKYYGAKVGKAIKPMHGKISTIHQLADDELFEGMNYDFQVVRYHSLVVANLEKTMLLPLANTKEGENMIFKHQFLQLYGIQYHPEAALTEYGLKILSNWNAIVSQKKEAIVN, from the coding sequence ATGATTTTATTATTGGATAATTTTGATTCATTTACCTATAATTTGGTTGATTATTTCAATCAGCTGGGTGAGGAGTGCGAAGTTATCCGTAATGATGTTTCTCCAGATAAGTTGGATATAAGTAAATATTCTGCCTTGGTTTTATCCCCAGGGCCAGGAAAACCTGAAGAGGCTGGATTTTTAATGGATTTCATTAGTGCTTTTGAAAATAAGATGCCGATTCTTGGGATTTGCTTGGGACATCAGGCAATTGCAAAGTACTATGGCGCTAAGGTGGGAAAAGCCATAAAACCCATGCATGGAAAAATTTCAACTATTCATCAATTAGCGGATGATGAATTATTTGAAGGCATGAATTATGATTTCCAGGTTGTCAGATATCATTCTTTGGTGGTTGCCAATCTTGAGAAAACAATGCTTTTGCCTTTAGCTAATACTAAAGAAGGAGAGAATATGATTTTTAAACATCAATTTCTTCAGTTATATGGGATACAATACCATCCTGAAGCAGCACTAACTGAATATGGGTTGAAAATTCTATCAAATTGGAATGCCATAGTAAGTCAAAAAAAAGAAGCAATAGTGAATTAA